In one window of Thiobacillus sp. DNA:
- a CDS encoding PAS domain S-box protein: MPTRRTRHATSLAQAVLDAVPVHVAVLDRAGVIAAVNTTWRQFARDNGADLSMSHSAEGVDYLAVCRAARGESSEGALEAAEGIQAVLDGRLADFSLEYTCHSPGRQRWFVLMVNPMRTPVGGVVVVHADVTQRKLAELALLESETQHRSVLQDQTEVISRFLPDGTFTFVNEVYCRFFGKTAGELLGRRWQPVAHADDLPLIEARLAELSPANPVVTIENRVYAGDGRLHWIEFVNRALYDDTGRIREIQSVGRDIGERKRMEQALHGTHVHMRLIQEAAHVGTWEWDMTNGELAWSPEMLRLYGYTEADFPGDYAAFSRRVHAEDLARTERELDAAVAEQRPFAMEFRVLPPGRESCWVLARGAVEYDAYGKPVRMFGVNIDISARKAMEARKDALVEEIARLNRELLRVQERERTALAKELHDELSQEIVAIRAHAGAIQRRGGRKVGRTREDAAAIVEAAGRIYDVSHRLMDGLHPRMLDSTGLVDALLGHLATWSQRNPDIRVIARLTSAGLPCPEEVRIQLFRIAQEALTNVAQHARARHVRMFLGVRAGPDGRLLCLVVRDDGRGIAATGSGTGYGLLTMRERARAVGGALDIRSWPGRGTRIAVDTPLPD, encoded by the coding sequence ATGCCAACCCGCCGAACCCGACATGCCACATCCCTGGCCCAGGCCGTGCTCGACGCCGTGCCCGTGCATGTGGCGGTGCTCGACCGGGCCGGGGTGATCGCCGCAGTCAACACCACCTGGCGGCAGTTCGCGCGGGATAACGGTGCGGATCTGTCCATGTCCCATTCCGCTGAAGGTGTGGACTACCTGGCGGTCTGCCGGGCGGCGCGTGGTGAATCCTCGGAAGGCGCGCTGGAGGCGGCAGAGGGCATCCAGGCGGTGCTGGATGGGCGTCTTGCCGATTTCAGCCTGGAGTACACCTGCCATTCCCCCGGGCGGCAGCGCTGGTTCGTCCTGATGGTGAATCCGATGCGCACACCGGTGGGCGGCGTGGTGGTTGTGCACGCCGACGTGACGCAGCGCAAGCTGGCGGAGCTTGCGTTGCTGGAGAGCGAGACACAGCATCGCAGCGTGCTGCAGGACCAGACTGAGGTGATCAGCCGTTTTCTGCCGGATGGCACTTTCACCTTTGTCAATGAGGTGTACTGCCGTTTCTTCGGCAAGACCGCCGGGGAACTGCTGGGCCGGCGCTGGCAGCCCGTGGCTCATGCGGACGATCTGCCCTTGATCGAGGCCCGGCTGGCGGAACTCTCGCCGGCCAATCCGGTGGTGACCATCGAGAACCGGGTGTATGCCGGCGATGGCAGGCTGCACTGGATTGAGTTCGTCAACCGCGCCCTGTACGACGATACGGGACGCATCCGGGAGATCCAGTCGGTGGGCCGTGACATCGGCGAACGCAAGCGCATGGAACAGGCGCTGCACGGCACCCATGTGCACATGCGCCTGATCCAGGAGGCCGCCCATGTCGGCACATGGGAATGGGACATGACCAATGGGGAACTCGCCTGGTCGCCGGAGATGCTGCGGCTCTATGGCTACACGGAAGCGGATTTTCCCGGCGACTACGCCGCCTTCTCCCGCCGCGTCCATGCCGAGGACCTGGCGCGTACGGAACGTGAATTGGACGCGGCGGTGGCCGAGCAACGTCCCTTCGCCATGGAGTTCCGGGTGCTGCCGCCCGGCCGCGAGTCGTGCTGGGTGTTGGCCCGCGGGGCAGTCGAGTACGATGCATACGGCAAGCCGGTACGCATGTTCGGCGTCAACATCGACATCAGCGCGCGCAAGGCGATGGAGGCGAGGAAGGACGCCCTGGTGGAGGAGATTGCCCGCCTGAACCGCGAGTTGCTACGAGTCCAGGAGCGGGAGCGCACCGCCCTGGCCAAGGAACTGCACGACGAGTTGAGCCAGGAGATCGTCGCCATCCGCGCCCATGCCGGGGCGATCCAGCGCCGCGGCGGGCGGAAGGTCGGCCGCACCCGTGAAGACGCCGCCGCGATCGTCGAGGCGGCGGGCCGCATCTACGACGTCTCCCACCGCCTGATGGACGGCCTGCACCCCCGCATGCTGGACAGCACCGGGCTGGTCGATGCCCTGCTCGGCCACCTGGCGACCTGGTCGCAGCGCAATCCGGACATCCGCGTCATCGCCCGGCTGACCAGCGCTGGCCTGCCATGTCCCGAGGAAGTCCGCATCCAGCTCTTCCGCATCGCCCAGGAAGCCCTCACCAATGTCGCCCAACATGCCCGGGCCCGCCATGTCCGGATGTTTCTCGGCGTGCGCGCGGGGCCGGACGGCCGCCTCTTGTGCCTGGTGGTACGCGACGACGGCCGGGGCATCGCGGCGACGGGTTCGGGGACGGGCTATGGCCTGTTGACCATGCGTGAGCGCGCCCGAGCGGTGGGCGGGGCGCTGGATATCCGGAGCTGGCCGGGCCGGGGGACGCGCATCGCCGTGGACACGCCGCTTCCGGATTGA
- a CDS encoding response regulator transcription factor: MTYSLLLIDDHPALRTGLRSLLSGERDISVITDLASGEEAYAWYRTNRPDVVVMDISMAGYGGLEALRHIVQFDPQARVLVYTVHDSEIMLHRALALGALGYVTKGSSVEALIQGIREVARGRGYVSPDMIHGMVRKQATRESTPLEELGHREFQILLLTAQGKSALECARILSLSEKTVRNHLTRIKAKLKVADTAGLTRMAIRMGVITP; the protein is encoded by the coding sequence ATGACCTACAGCCTGCTCCTGATCGACGACCATCCGGCCTTGCGTACCGGTCTTCGCAGCCTGCTTTCCGGGGAGAGAGATATTTCGGTGATAACCGACCTCGCCAGTGGCGAAGAGGCTTATGCTTGGTATCGCACGAACCGGCCCGACGTGGTGGTGATGGATATTTCCATGGCAGGCTATGGCGGCCTGGAGGCGCTGCGCCACATCGTGCAGTTCGACCCCCAGGCGCGGGTGCTGGTCTACACGGTGCATGACTCCGAGATCATGCTGCACCGCGCCCTTGCCCTGGGTGCCCTGGGCTATGTCACCAAGGGCAGTTCCGTCGAGGCGCTGATTCAGGGCATCCGCGAGGTGGCGCGTGGACGGGGCTACGTCAGTCCGGACATGATCCACGGCATGGTGCGCAAGCAGGCCACGCGGGAGTCGACGCCCCTGGAGGAACTGGGCCATCGGGAATTCCAAATCCTGCTGCTCACCGCCCAGGGCAAGAGCGCGCTGGAATGCGCCCGCATTCTGAGCCTGAGCGAAAAGACCGTACGCAACCATCTCACCCGCATCAAGGCCAAGCTCAAGGTGGCGGACACCGCCGGGCTGACCCGCATGGCCATCCGCATGGGCGTTATCACACCCTGA
- the apbC gene encoding iron-sulfur cluster carrier protein ApbC encodes MSVSEQQVQAALKELIDPNTQKDFMATKSVKNIKVDGDKVTLDVVLPYPAKMVSSEIKAMVEDKIKAATGATANASVTWKVLAHSVQKGVKLIPGVKNIIAVASGKGGVGKSTTAVNLALALAAEGAKVGMLDADIYGPSQPTMLGIHGRPESSDGQNLEPMVGHGLQAMSIGFLIDVETPMVWRGPMVTQALEQLLNNTKWSDLDYLVVDLPPGTGDIQLTLAQRVPVTGAVIVTTPQDIALIDARKGLKMFEKVGVPILGIVENMSLHICSNCGHEERIFGEGGGERMCKDYGVEFLGGLPLDIHIREDADTGKPSVVADPESRIAQIYRQIARRVAVKVGDLAVDHSSKFPSIVIQNN; translated from the coding sequence ATGTCTGTGTCTGAACAACAGGTGCAAGCCGCCCTGAAAGAACTCATCGATCCCAATACCCAGAAGGATTTCATGGCCACCAAGTCCGTGAAGAACATCAAGGTGGACGGGGACAAGGTCACCCTGGACGTGGTGCTGCCCTATCCCGCCAAGATGGTTTCCAGCGAGATCAAGGCCATGGTGGAGGACAAAATAAAGGCCGCCACCGGCGCCACCGCCAACGCCAGCGTCACCTGGAAGGTGTTGGCCCACAGCGTGCAGAAGGGCGTGAAGCTGATCCCGGGCGTGAAGAACATCATCGCCGTGGCCTCCGGCAAGGGCGGCGTGGGCAAGTCCACCACCGCCGTGAACCTGGCCCTGGCCCTGGCCGCCGAGGGCGCCAAGGTGGGCATGCTGGATGCCGACATCTATGGCCCCTCCCAGCCCACCATGCTGGGCATCCACGGCCGCCCCGAATCCTCCGACGGCCAGAACCTGGAGCCCATGGTGGGCCATGGCCTGCAAGCCATGTCCATCGGCTTCCTCATCGACGTGGAGACCCCCATGGTGTGGCGTGGTCCCATGGTGACCCAGGCCCTGGAGCAGCTCCTCAACAACACCAAGTGGAGCGACCTGGACTACCTGGTGGTGGACCTGCCCCCGGGCACGGGCGACATCCAGCTGACCCTGGCCCAGCGGGTGCCCGTCACCGGCGCGGTCATCGTCACCACGCCCCAGGACATCGCCCTCATCGATGCGCGCAAGGGCTTGAAGATGTTCGAGAAGGTGGGCGTGCCCATCCTGGGTATCGTGGAAAACATGAGCCTCCACATCTGCTCCAACTGCGGCCACGAGGAGCGCATCTTCGGCGAGGGCGGCGGCGAGCGCATGTGCAAGGACTACGGCGTGGAGTTCCTGGGAGGCCTGCCCCTGGACATCCACATCCGTGAGGACGCGGATACCGGCAAGCCTTCCGTAGTGGCCGATCCCGAAAGCCGCATCGCCCAGATCTACCGCCAGATTGCCCGTCGCGTGGCGGTGAAGGTGGGCGACCTGGCCGTGGACCACAGCTCCAAGTTCCCCAGCATCGTGATTCAAAACAACTGA
- a CDS encoding CBS domain-containing protein has translation MNRTYNVISSAPLQKGATFHKPRQVLPERVSMDDPMANVMTDFKVVTAYTIFPLETIEAAREKMIHRGVRMLLVVDDLNHILGLITSTDLTGEKPMQVVQTQGIRHSDVMVKDIMTPRERLEVLCMDDLQSACVGDIVTTLKAHGRQHALAVERMPDRGQILRGLFSISQINRQLGTQVEVEGVASTFAELGVVLER, from the coding sequence ATGAACAGAACCTACAACGTGATTTCCTCGGCTCCCCTGCAGAAGGGGGCCACTTTCCACAAGCCCAGGCAGGTGTTGCCGGAGCGGGTCTCCATGGACGACCCCATGGCCAACGTGATGACGGACTTCAAGGTGGTCACCGCCTACACCATCTTTCCCCTGGAGACCATCGAGGCTGCGCGGGAAAAGATGATCCACCGGGGCGTGCGCATGCTGCTGGTGGTGGACGACCTGAACCACATCCTGGGCCTCATCACCTCCACCGACCTCACCGGGGAAAAGCCCATGCAGGTGGTGCAGACCCAGGGCATCCGCCATTCCGACGTCATGGTGAAAGACATCATGACGCCCAGGGAGCGACTTGAGGTGCTGTGCATGGACGACCTGCAATCCGCGTGCGTGGGGGACATCGTCACCACCCTGAAGGCCCATGGCCGCCAGCACGCCCTGGCGGTGGAACGTATGCCTGACCGGGGCCAGATCCTGCGGGGCCTGTTCTCCATTTCCCAGATCAACCGCCAGTTGGGTACCCAGGTGGAGGTGGAGGGCGTGGCCAGCACTTTCGCCGAGCTGGGCGTGGTGCTGGAGCGGTAG
- a CDS encoding RNA pyrophosphohydrolase — protein sequence MIDRDGYRPNVGIILCNTRNQVFWGKRVRQDAWQFPQGGIKHGESPEEAMYRELMEEVGLARQHVRILGRTRNWLRYNVPETWVRREWRSNYRGQKQIWFLLRLVGRDCDVSLRASEHPEFDAWRWSDYWEPAEAVVEFKREVYRSALSELERYLGQEDRHGHHRHPYLLAMRAQGPGQG from the coding sequence ATGATCGATCGAGACGGTTACCGGCCGAACGTGGGCATCATCCTGTGCAACACCCGCAACCAGGTGTTCTGGGGCAAGCGGGTACGCCAGGATGCGTGGCAGTTTCCCCAGGGCGGCATCAAGCATGGCGAGTCCCCGGAAGAGGCCATGTACCGGGAGTTGATGGAAGAGGTGGGCCTGGCGCGCCAGCACGTGCGCATACTGGGACGCACCCGCAACTGGTTACGTTACAACGTGCCCGAGACCTGGGTGCGGCGGGAATGGCGCAGCAATTACAGGGGCCAGAAACAGATCTGGTTCCTGTTGCGCCTGGTGGGGCGGGATTGCGACGTGAGCCTGCGGGCTTCGGAGCACCCGGAATTCGATGCCTGGCGCTGGAGCGACTACTGGGAGCCCGCCGAGGCCGTGGTGGAGTTCAAGCGGGAGGTCTATCGTTCGGCCTTGTCGGAACTGGAACGCTACCTGGGGCAGGAGGATCGCCATGGACACCACCGCCACCCCTATCTGTTGGCCATGCGTGCCCAGGGTCCCGGCCAGGGATGA
- a CDS encoding spermidine synthase yields MSFFGRRRRRDPSHAQVQISEKHGVRFLHLGGPAVQSAMRMRDPWALELEYTRAMMAFLLFRPEPRDMALIGLGGGSLVKFIHRHLPDTRLTALEVNGEVVDAARSFFLLPPDDERLAVRVEDGAAYVHGHPASVDVLLVDGYDAKRIVEALASEDFYRACLAMMRPGGVAVFNLWGSDQSFPIYFDRLGQVFGNRLLRLPSERKGNIIVFAFPGTPPDLSFAVLSRQAQRLGASLGLEMEDFLSRLRNWNAVSDSAFLL; encoded by the coding sequence GTGAGTTTCTTCGGTCGCCGCCGCAGGCGGGATCCTTCCCACGCCCAGGTCCAGATCAGCGAGAAGCATGGGGTGCGTTTCCTGCACCTGGGCGGTCCGGCGGTCCAGAGCGCCATGCGCATGCGGGACCCCTGGGCCCTGGAACTGGAATACACCCGGGCCATGATGGCTTTCCTGCTGTTCCGGCCCGAGCCCCGGGACATGGCCCTAATCGGCCTGGGGGGTGGCTCCCTGGTCAAGTTCATCCACCGCCACCTGCCGGATACCCGCCTCACGGCCCTGGAGGTGAATGGGGAAGTGGTGGATGCTGCCCGATCCTTCTTCCTCCTGCCGCCGGATGACGAGCGCCTTGCGGTGAGGGTGGAGGACGGCGCCGCCTACGTGCACGGCCACCCGGCTAGCGTGGATGTGCTGCTGGTGGACGGCTACGACGCCAAGCGCATCGTGGAGGCCCTGGCCAGCGAGGACTTCTATCGCGCCTGCCTGGCCATGATGCGTCCGGGCGGAGTGGCGGTATTCAACCTGTGGGGCTCGGACCAGTCCTTCCCCATCTATTTCGATCGCCTGGGCCAGGTGTTCGGCAACCGGCTGCTGCGACTGCCGTCGGAACGCAAGGGCAACATCATCGTCTTCGCCTTTCCCGGTACCCCGCCGGACCTGTCCTTCGCCGTGCTCTCCCGACAGGCCCAGCGGCTGGGCGCCAGCCTGGGGCTGGAAATGGAGGATTTCCTGTCCCGGCTGCGCAACTGGAATGCCGTATCCGACAGCGCTTTCCTGCTGTAA
- a CDS encoding EAL domain-containing protein, with the protein MERSLYMATFRHIRTRMMVVYLLLLIVVLGAVLFAVYRAGLANARTQVEAEFNLAGKTFAQLMARRAAFLQQGAEVLAGNAAFKEALHQADLAAVESTLASQARRLKADMAMLVSLDGRVLVSTGAKASFGAPFPCPRMIQVAEGQGGASGYVRLEQQAYQVVLAPVLAPKRAAWLALGFPVNDGTAREFQALTGVAVNFMSVGDEGARLLASSLTGDMRQEAGAWLSEFHGDDYSMRRVRVGGGEYWAHFVRLDSASALDYVAGLTLSLDEALAPYARLRGTLLLISALALAAFAYGSSLLSRRLTLPIQELVTALRRLGRGHYDTRVNLKSKDELGVLAEGFNRMANEIAARERQIAYLAYHDALTGLPNRAHFVTHVNDRLAGRRQPGLMLVAGLARLGAVNIGLGFAVADGLAQALAQRILGREDWQAASLGSDRFAFFCPLTGDLTQADWLDRVRSVLDTPVEWRGQLYDLGLRLGSALSPQDGGDAEILLRRAELAMQRAMGSAGSHVAWQSEFEAGGGRRLALLNDLRAGIEAGQLVACFQPQARLSDGRVVACELLLRWRHPVHGVIYPDEFIAAAEQSTLIRPLTRWVIDAAAAQAASWRQEGRDIAVSVNLSARNLADGEVVEQITAALARHGLPASALVAEITESALMDDPDTAVGVVDAIAALGVPLSIDDFGAGYSSLAQLSRLPVHELKIDKAFVLRMLDAGQDAAIVKSTIDLAHTLGLIVVAEGVESAEQWQRLAAYGCDVAQGYHLTRPLEAGDFDAWLAEREA; encoded by the coding sequence ATGGAGCGATCCCTTTACATGGCCACCTTCAGGCATATCCGCACCCGCATGATGGTGGTGTACCTGTTGTTGCTGATCGTGGTGCTGGGGGCCGTGCTCTTTGCCGTTTACCGGGCCGGCCTGGCCAATGCCCGGACCCAGGTGGAAGCCGAGTTCAACCTGGCCGGCAAGACCTTCGCCCAGCTCATGGCCCGGCGTGCCGCTTTCCTGCAACAGGGGGCCGAGGTGCTGGCAGGCAACGCGGCCTTCAAGGAGGCCCTCCACCAGGCCGACCTGGCCGCCGTGGAATCCACCCTGGCCAGCCAGGCCAGGCGGCTCAAGGCGGACATGGCCATGCTGGTGTCCCTGGATGGCCGCGTCCTGGTCAGCACCGGCGCCAAGGCCAGCTTCGGAGCCCCCTTCCCCTGTCCGCGCATGATCCAGGTGGCGGAAGGGCAGGGTGGGGCATCCGGCTACGTGCGCCTGGAACAGCAGGCCTATCAGGTGGTGCTGGCGCCGGTGCTGGCGCCCAAGCGGGCCGCCTGGCTGGCCCTGGGGTTCCCCGTGAATGACGGCACTGCCCGGGAGTTCCAGGCCCTCACCGGAGTGGCGGTGAACTTCATGAGCGTGGGGGACGAAGGTGCTCGCCTCCTGGCCAGCTCCCTGACGGGGGACATGCGCCAGGAGGCCGGGGCCTGGCTGTCCGAATTCCATGGCGACGACTACAGCATGCGCCGGGTGCGGGTGGGCGGTGGCGAGTACTGGGCCCATTTCGTCAGGCTGGATTCCGCTTCCGCCCTGGATTACGTGGCTGGCCTGACCCTGTCCCTGGACGAGGCCCTGGCGCCCTACGCACGCCTGCGGGGCACCCTGCTGCTGATTTCCGCCCTGGCCCTGGCGGCCTTCGCCTACGGCTCGTCCCTGCTGTCCAGGCGCCTGACCCTGCCCATCCAGGAACTGGTGACCGCCCTGCGCCGGCTGGGCCGGGGACATTACGACACCCGGGTCAACCTTAAGAGCAAGGACGAGCTGGGGGTGCTGGCCGAGGGCTTCAACCGCATGGCCAATGAGATCGCCGCCCGGGAACGGCAGATTGCCTACCTGGCCTACCACGATGCCCTCACGGGCCTGCCCAACCGGGCTCACTTCGTCACCCACGTCAACGACAGGCTGGCCGGCAGGCGACAACCCGGCTTGATGCTGGTGGCGGGTCTGGCGCGCCTGGGGGCCGTCAACATCGGCCTGGGTTTTGCCGTGGCGGACGGGCTGGCCCAAGCCTTGGCCCAGCGCATTCTGGGGCGGGAGGACTGGCAGGCGGCCAGCCTGGGAAGCGACAGGTTCGCGTTCTTCTGCCCCTTGACCGGCGATCTGACCCAGGCCGATTGGCTGGACCGGGTCAGGTCGGTGCTGGATACCCCCGTGGAATGGCGGGGCCAGCTCTACGACCTGGGCCTGCGCCTGGGCAGCGCCTTGAGCCCCCAGGATGGCGGAGACGCGGAAATCCTCCTGCGCCGGGCGGAATTGGCCATGCAGCGGGCCATGGGCAGTGCGGGTTCCCACGTGGCCTGGCAGTCTGAATTCGAAGCGGGCGGGGGGCGGCGCCTGGCCCTGCTCAACGACCTGCGCGCCGGCATCGAGGCGGGCCAGCTGGTGGCCTGCTTCCAGCCCCAGGCCCGGCTGTCCGACGGCCGCGTGGTGGCCTGCGAGTTGCTGCTCCGCTGGCGCCACCCCGTGCACGGGGTAATTTACCCGGATGAGTTCATCGCCGCAGCCGAGCAGTCCACCCTGATCCGTCCCCTCACCCGCTGGGTTATCGATGCCGCCGCGGCCCAGGCGGCCAGCTGGCGCCAGGAAGGGCGTGACATCGCCGTGAGCGTGAACCTGTCCGCCCGCAACCTGGCTGACGGCGAGGTGGTGGAGCAGATCACCGCTGCCCTTGCTCGGCACGGATTGCCGGCTTCGGCCCTGGTGGCGGAGATCACCGAGAGCGCCCTCATGGACGATCCGGACACGGCCGTTGGTGTCGTCGATGCCATCGCCGCCCTGGGTGTGCCCCTGTCCATCGACGACTTCGGCGCGGGCTATTCCAGCCTGGCCCAGCTCTCACGCCTGCCGGTGCATGAGTTGAAGATCGACAAGGCCTTCGTCCTGCGCATGCTGGATGCGGGCCAGGACGCCGCCATCGTCAAGTCCACCATCGACCTGGCCCATACCCTGGGACTCATCGTGGTAGCCGAGGGCGTGGAATCCGCCGAGCAGTGGCAGCGCCTGGCGGCCTATGGCTGTGACGTGGCCCAGGGTTATCACCTGACCCGACCCCTGGAGGCGGGGGATTTCGACGCATGGCTGGCGGAACGGGAGGCATGA
- a CDS encoding patatin-like phospholipase family protein has product MLDTALPRRIVPVLAGGGTRLPAHVGVLAALEEMGMEYRHVVGVSGGAVVASLAAVGHGVEHMKDLFRDVDFKQFRGMSLANLLLHGGLSNGKRFLRWLDGELEGRRFRDLDVDLHVVATDVRAGKPVIFDKAGHPDLEVARAVMYSISIPLVFPFHHHGEHILVDGSILAEDSLFRDWAGDGTPVMCFRMRDDKGTANHPTRRILPVADYMFMLMRTFMTTLSREHLTDTLWHNTVVIRTDGLSPLEFNMSPEQKGQLFQAGYDTTRQYLPRKLEKRQIAP; this is encoded by the coding sequence ATGCTGGACACCGCCTTGCCACGCCGTATCGTGCCCGTTCTGGCAGGGGGCGGCACTCGCCTCCCCGCCCATGTGGGTGTCCTGGCTGCCCTGGAGGAGATGGGCATGGAATACAGGCACGTGGTGGGTGTTTCGGGGGGTGCGGTGGTGGCCAGTCTGGCGGCGGTGGGCCATGGCGTGGAGCACATGAAGGACCTGTTCCGGGACGTGGACTTCAAGCAGTTTCGCGGCATGTCCCTGGCCAACCTGCTGCTGCACGGCGGCCTCTCCAACGGCAAGCGCTTCCTGCGCTGGCTGGACGGCGAACTGGAGGGCCGCCGCTTCCGCGACCTGGACGTGGACCTGCACGTGGTGGCCACGGACGTGCGCGCAGGCAAACCCGTCATATTCGACAAGGCCGGCCACCCGGACCTGGAGGTGGCCAGGGCGGTGATGTACTCCATCTCCATCCCCCTGGTTTTTCCCTTCCACCACCATGGCGAGCACATCCTGGTGGACGGCAGCATCCTGGCGGAGGACAGCCTGTTCAGGGACTGGGCGGGAGACGGCACGCCGGTGATGTGTTTTCGCATGCGGGACGACAAGGGCACGGCCAACCACCCCACCCGCCGCATCCTGCCCGTGGCGGACTACATGTTCATGCTCATGCGCACCTTCATGACCACCCTGTCCCGGGAACACCTCACCGATACCCTGTGGCACAACACGGTGGTGATCCGCACCGACGGCCTGTCGCCCCTGGAATTCAACATGAGCCCGGAACAGAAGGGGCAGCTGTTCCAGGCGGGCTACGACACCACCCGCCAGTACCTGCCCCGCAAGCTGGAAAAGCGCCAGATAGCCCCTTAA
- the miaA gene encoding tRNA (adenosine(37)-N6)-dimethylallyltransferase MiaA, which yields MSSRLPPAISVMGPTASGKTDLAVALVERFAATMPLEIISVDSALVYRGMDIGTAKPDAATLDRAPHHLIDVIDPTKAYSAGRFKADALELMADITARGRVPLLVGGTMLYFKALKGGLDELPRADPELRAELEHRAAREGWPALHAELARLDPGTGARLKPNDSQRIQRALELCLTTGEPMSALLGRGDVSERLPYRLLELALVPGERAWLHDRINRRFDLMLEAGLVDELRGLKLRHPLEVGLPSMRCVGYRQAWEYLEGQIDAAQLAARGRAATRQLAKRQLTWLRSWEGAVALDCQAADLAEQAAALVAAHLGGSTAP from the coding sequence ATGTCCTCCAGACTGCCTCCCGCCATCAGCGTCATGGGCCCTACCGCCAGCGGCAAGACCGACCTGGCCGTGGCCCTGGTGGAACGCTTTGCCGCCACGATGCCCCTGGAGATCATCAGCGTCGATTCCGCCCTGGTGTACCGGGGCATGGACATCGGCACCGCCAAGCCGGATGCCGCCACCCTGGACCGGGCGCCCCACCACCTCATCGACGTCATCGACCCCACCAAGGCCTATTCCGCCGGCCGCTTCAAGGCCGATGCCCTGGAGCTCATGGCGGACATCACCGCCCGGGGCCGGGTGCCCCTGCTGGTGGGGGGCACCATGCTCTACTTCAAGGCCTTGAAGGGGGGGCTGGACGAACTGCCCCGGGCAGACCCGGAACTGAGGGCCGAGTTGGAGCACCGGGCGGCCCGGGAGGGCTGGCCGGCGCTGCATGCCGAACTGGCCCGCCTGGATCCGGGGACTGGAGCCCGGCTCAAGCCCAACGACAGCCAGCGCATCCAGCGGGCCCTGGAGTTGTGCCTGACCACGGGGGAGCCCATGTCCGCGCTCCTGGGCAGGGGAGACGTGAGTGAGCGCTTGCCTTACCGCCTGCTGGAGCTGGCCCTGGTGCCCGGGGAGAGGGCCTGGCTCCACGACCGCATCAACCGGCGCTTCGACCTGATGCTGGAGGCTGGCCTGGTGGATGAATTGCGCGGCCTGAAGCTGCGCCATCCCCTGGAGGTCGGCCTGCCGTCGATGCGCTGCGTGGGCTACCGCCAGGCCTGGGAGTACCTGGAAGGGCAGATCGACGCGGCCCAGCTGGCGGCCAGGGGCAGGGCGGCCACCCGGCAGCTGGCCAAGCGCCAGCTCACCTGGCTGCGGAGCTGGGAGGGCGCGGTGGCGCTGGATTGCCAGGCGGCGGACCTGGCGGAGCAGGCGGCTGCCCTGGTGGCAGCACACCTGGGGGGCAGCACGGCCCCGTAG